The following is a genomic window from Clostridium fungisolvens.
TATACAAAAATCGTACTTGTCATTTAAGTTGTACATGATATTATTACTATGTCATCAAATTTAGCGTGAATAATGGAGAGGAGTAATAATTATGAAAAAAGCATTAGAATTCTTACAAGAAAGTCGTACTTTTTATTTAGCAACTACTGAAGGAGATCAACCTAGAGTAAGACCTTTCGGTGCTGTTTTTGAGTATGAAGGAAAGCTATACATTGTTACAAATAATAAAAAAGAGTGTTTTAAACAAATGTTAGAAAACCCTAAAGTTGAAATCTCTGCTATGAATAAAGGAAAATGGATTCGTTTAGCTGGAGAAGTG
Proteins encoded in this region:
- a CDS encoding pyridoxamine 5'-phosphate oxidase family protein yields the protein MKKALEFLQESRTFYLATTEGDQPRVRPFGAVFEYEGKLYIVTNNKKECFKQMLENPKVEISAMNKGKWIRLAGEVAHDDRREVKELALETIPSLKSMYSIEDGVFAVLYFTKGTATISSFTGEPETFSLYNN